The genomic segment CAGGGTTTAAAGATGCATGGTGGTGTTAGTTTGGATCATATCAAAGAACCTAATATAGAAGGACTTACCGAAGGTCTGCGCAATCTGGATAAACACATTCGCAACTTGCGTGAGTTTGGACAAACCATTGTTGTGGCATTCAATAGGTATGCCAGTGATTCCGAAGAGGAAGTTGCTTTGCTTCGTAGCCATTGCATAGATCTCGGTGTGGGCTTTGCAGTGAACAATGCTTTTTCCGAAGGGGGAGAAGGAGCTGTTGATTTGGCTAATCTTGTGGTAGAGACTATTGAACAGAAGCCTTCAGAGCCGTTAAAATTCACCTATAAAGATGGTGATACTGTTCAGCAAAAGATAGAGAAGGTGGCTACCGGTATTTATGGTGCCAGTATTGTAACTTATAGCAGTGGTGCCCGCAACATGATTAAAAGAATAGCCGAGTTGGGAGTTGCTCATTATCCTGTCTGTATTGCCAAAACACAATACTCTTTCTCTGCCGACCCTAAGATATATGGTGCGGTAAATAACTTTGAATTTCACATTAAAGACATTGTTATTAATAATGGTGCTGAAATGATTGTAGCCATTGCAGGCGAAATACTTCGTATGCCGGGATTGCCTAAGGAACCTCAGGCACTGCATATTGATATTGCAGACGGGAATATTGAGGGGCTTAGTTAAACTACAACTAATCTTGTTTCTGTTCTCGTTAAACATTAGTTTGTAAAAGTTATAATCTCTATATACTGAGCTTATGACTTTTGTAAATTGCTTTCTGGAGCCTGTTTTGGCATTTCTTCTTTTTTTGATAGAACTTCGCTTCCGGCAAAACGTACTTTGACAAAGCAATCGGGGTATTCTTTATTAATGAAGTCGATCAGTTTTTCCCGAAGATCTACTCGCAAATCCCAATTCTTCGAAGCATCGCGGCTGCTGACCAGTACTCTTAGTTCTTTGTATCGCTCCTTTGTATCCGTTACCTGAATGTTGGCAACACGTTTATCCCATAGAGGCTGGTTTTCAAGTAATACTAACAATTGCTTTCTTAATGCATCTACAGGCAATGAGTAATCAACGTATAAAAAAATAGTTCCCAATATTTCTGCTGTATTACGCGTCCAATTTTGAAAAGGTTTCTCTATGAAATACGTGACGGGTAGCACAAGTCGTCTTTCATCCCATATTTTCACTACTACGTAGGTCAGCGTAATTTCTTCAATTCGCCCCCATTCACCTTCCACAATAACTACATCATCTAGCCTGATAGGTTGTGTGATTGCAATTTGTATACCTGCCAGTATAGTCGCAATGCTTTTTTGTGCAGCAAACCCTACAATGATACCTGCAATTCCGGCGGAGGTCAAGAGGCTGATTCCGATGGATCTGACTTGTTCAAAGGTCATTAAGCAAAAAGCTACCACCACCACCGATATTAATACAACGATAATGTTCTCGAAAATCTTCATTTTGGTGAAGTTTCTGCGTGCCTCCAGGTTATCGGCAGCCGTCATATCCAACTTGTTAAGGTAGTAGTAAAAGAATGCTTTAACCACTTTCATCATCAACCAACCGATAGTGAGTATCAGTAAGATGTTATTGATCTTCATCAGCGTAGCGAAGAAATCTGTTTGCGAAAGAAATGAATGGCTGAAAATCTTAAATAAAATCCAGAGCATCAGCCAAAGAACGGGTATCTTGAGAATATCAATGATAAAGTCGTCTACTTTACTTTTAGTAAATCGCGCTTTTCTTTTCAGTATGCTGATTACTCGTTTATAAATGATAAATGTAGCAACAATGGAAATGACAAATAGAATTGTTCCGAATAAAATTCTATATACTTCTTGTTGTAGTAAATTCTCGATCATATTCATAGTTCATTCTCTTTTTTATAAAACAGACTTAATGTGTGTTTAGTTCAGAACTCCTCATAATACCTGTATATAGGTATTACTCTTAGAGCGTGTGTAGTATACAGCTATAACCTAACATAATATATACCAAATTTTGGGTATTGTGTAGATAGTTCAATCTAAGTAGATTTGTGGCTGTATGAAATGAGGAGTGATGAATAATAAAATTATTGGTATACATCTATTCGTTTTAGTTTTCTTTTTTGATTTGCATGCACATGCTCAAGCAGAAAAGAATGCGGTTATTTCTGTCACAGGAGTTGTCTGTGATGCTCAATCTCGTGAGGCACTCAGCTTTGCCTCTATTCAGCTCGTGTCAGAGGGAGGAACATCCTACGGAATCATATCCGATAGCAATGGAAGATTTCATTTGGCAGGGATACATGCCGGCATCTATCAAATTATCATTTCATATTTGGGTTATGACCGACTCAAACAAAAGATAGAATTACCTGTAAAAAAGACTTTATCGTTTCTGCTCCATTCTTCGACGACTTCTCTTAATGAAGTTGTGATTACCGCCTCCGAATCAAAGGGTATTACCAGCTCGTCGAAGATAGATCGCACAGCCATGGAGCATTTGCAACCGACTAGTTTTACTGATTTGTTGGAATTATTGCCGGGCGGAAAATCTATAGACCCAAAAATGGGTGTTGCCAATCTCATTAGTCTTCGTGAGGCCGGAACTACGGGAGAAGCAATCTCTTCGCTCGGTGTGGCATTTATGATAGATGGCGTTCCTATTAATACGGATGGCAATCTTCAATATGTGCC from the uncultured Bacteroides sp. genome contains:
- a CDS encoding mechanosensitive ion channel domain-containing protein; the encoded protein is MNMIENLLQQEVYRILFGTILFVISIVATFIIYKRVISILKRKARFTKSKVDDFIIDILKIPVLWLMLWILFKIFSHSFLSQTDFFATLMKINNILLILTIGWLMMKVVKAFFYYYLNKLDMTAADNLEARRNFTKMKIFENIIVVLISVVVVAFCLMTFEQVRSIGISLLTSAGIAGIIVGFAAQKSIATILAGIQIAITQPIRLDDVVIVEGEWGRIEEITLTYVVVKIWDERRLVLPVTYFIEKPFQNWTRNTAEILGTIFLYVDYSLPVDALRKQLLVLLENQPLWDKRVANIQVTDTKERYKELRVLVSSRDASKNWDLRVDLREKLIDFINKEYPDCFVKVRFAGSEVLSKKEEMPKQAPESNLQKS